The following coding sequences lie in one Phalacrocorax aristotelis chromosome 4, bGulAri2.1, whole genome shotgun sequence genomic window:
- the S100P gene encoding protein S100-P — MSQLETAMGMTIAVFDKYAKTDGNRQTLTKAELKTLLEKELPNFLASGKDKDAIDKVFKNLDENSDSQVDFREFVIFVAALTCCCHNYFEQKAAK, encoded by the exons ATGTCTCAGCTGGAAACTGCGATGGGCATGACCATTGCTGTCTTTGACAAGTATGCCAAGACTGACGGCAACAGGCAAACCCTCACCAAAGCAGAACTAAAGACCCTCCTGGAAAAAGAGCTCCCAAACTTCCTCGCG tcagGGAAGGACAAGGATGCCATTGATAAAGTCTTCAAGAACCTGGACGAAAACAGCGATTCCCAAGTGGACTTCAGAGAATTTGTCATCTTTGTGGCAGCTCTGACTTGCTGCTGTCACAACTATTTTGAGCAGAAAGCAGCCAAATAA